A genomic region of Raphanus sativus cultivar WK10039 chromosome 6, ASM80110v3, whole genome shotgun sequence contains the following coding sequences:
- the LOC108810927 gene encoding NADH dehydrogenase [ubiquinone] 1 alpha subcomplex subunit 2, which produces MAWRGNVSKSLKELRILLCQSSPASASARTFVEKNYRDLKSLNPKFPFLIRECSGIQPQMWARYDMGVERCVNLDGMSESQILKSLEDLVKAGGATKA; this is translated from the exons atGGCGTGGAGAGGAAACGTATCGAAGTCTCTCAAAGAGCTCAGGATCCTTCTCTGTCAATCTTCCCCAGCTAGCGCTTCCGCCAG AACGTTCGTGGAGAAGAATTACAGAGATTTGAAgtctctaaaccctaagttcCCCTTCCTGATCCGCGAATGCAGTGGGATCCAGCCTCAGATGTGGGCGCGATATG ATATGGGTGTGGAGAGGTGTGTAAATTTGGATGGGATGAGCGAGTCACAGATTCTCAAGTCTCTTGAAGACCTTGTCAAAGCCGGAGGAGCTACAAAAGCCTAA